In Ktedonobacteraceae bacterium, a genomic segment contains:
- a CDS encoding trehalase family glycosidase — protein sequence MVPHDDFTPHGYLDNPYHAWKLNPSGVLRSLPPLGMGWHVPNLGSYVNNQFQYTSHLTIGLKIYDMVLVTPEDFRRYKCTITSHLHTKNRFEYSCHVPMFHLTLTARYFLVSEHALGCVLNLATSADLPLPVTCYLIHAHTHNPATSRLWEHGLYALENRQVGCGMLGLASEGDVFIHGARAAGDTPITWGGMAYVVSLEDVSAWARGVAVPTPNITQRQQDTGWQVRTLALPCTLTLAERSSSCVLNAVLARGVSQDSAYKHWEDGLEEIALAEAGHREDDEAFWQNAPQLSGDWPAHWKRGFVYDLETLRMTIRPPAGIIPTPWDGMQIQAPRTVLAEAAMDTLFLSYADPALAAEVILGHFESSPRPNLPCMREDGSYNMVADDGQICGTAPEWGYPLWCCDQLFRHTGDLNWLRRLYSLAVAYIRWWLDARRDAEGWMVYACSWESGQDVSSRFGPQQTGGTIIEHVRPVDLQASMALSATILARWATLLTNAAMTGDAQIPEGEVAGEQEVYSYAQDAAEWQRIADEFTVKTRQMWQDGWFRDYDSVTGEWSTERDPMHLAPIFCGAAGWGQIEQLRPVLAQTRQEARFVAPFGWPPIVMTMIGAASAAGMPVEAAEMAYRFIDSSYRSTDARTLDEYGNIPGVTREYRRTITSGKWGAIDYVNAGIEGYGWGALSVDLIARYVLGLRAEEAGHLTVQPVLPQQLRRAGASYRIGPLPWGKYVLHVECRVVDEKRYALRLLCQAPVGEEGQDEGLAVSQQKMVEQHCEWEATWGESRTIRLADLTL from the coding sequence ATGGTTCCACATGACGATTTTACCCCTCATGGTTACCTCGACAACCCCTATCATGCGTGGAAACTTAATCCGAGTGGGGTTTTGCGTTCGCTACCACCACTTGGCATGGGCTGGCATGTACCTAATCTTGGTAGTTATGTCAACAACCAGTTCCAATATACCTCTCACCTCACGATTGGCCTGAAGATATACGATATGGTGCTTGTGACACCGGAAGACTTTCGGCGGTATAAATGCACGATTACCAGCCACCTGCATACGAAAAACCGCTTTGAGTATAGCTGCCACGTGCCAATGTTCCATCTTACACTGACAGCGCGCTATTTTCTTGTCAGCGAGCATGCGCTGGGATGCGTACTCAACCTGGCAACGAGCGCGGATTTGCCACTGCCCGTTACCTGTTACCTTATTCATGCGCATACGCATAATCCTGCTACCAGCCGGCTGTGGGAACATGGGCTTTACGCGCTGGAAAATCGGCAGGTTGGCTGTGGTATGCTTGGTCTGGCGAGCGAGGGCGATGTTTTTATCCATGGAGCGCGGGCCGCGGGCGATACGCCGATTACGTGGGGAGGGATGGCGTATGTCGTTTCACTTGAGGATGTCTCGGCATGGGCACGTGGTGTAGCTGTACCCACGCCGAATATTACGCAGCGACAGCAGGATACCGGCTGGCAGGTGCGGACTCTGGCCTTGCCCTGTACCTTGACGTTAGCAGAGCGATCATCGAGCTGTGTGCTGAATGCTGTCCTGGCACGCGGCGTTTCGCAGGATTCGGCCTACAAGCATTGGGAAGATGGCCTTGAAGAGATCGCGCTTGCCGAGGCCGGGCATCGCGAAGACGATGAAGCCTTCTGGCAGAACGCGCCTCAACTGAGCGGCGACTGGCCTGCCCACTGGAAGCGTGGATTTGTCTACGATCTAGAGACGCTGCGCATGACCATTCGACCGCCCGCCGGTATCATCCCGACACCCTGGGATGGCATGCAAATTCAGGCCCCGCGCACAGTGCTTGCGGAGGCTGCCATGGATACCCTTTTCCTGAGCTATGCCGACCCTGCATTGGCTGCTGAAGTCATCCTGGGCCATTTCGAGTCTTCGCCACGGCCCAATTTACCATGTATGCGCGAGGATGGCAGCTACAATATGGTGGCCGATGATGGGCAAATCTGTGGTACCGCGCCGGAATGGGGTTATCCTTTGTGGTGCTGCGACCAGCTCTTCCGGCACACGGGCGACCTGAACTGGCTGCGTCGTCTCTACTCGCTAGCAGTGGCGTATATTCGATGGTGGCTCGATGCGCGTCGCGATGCCGAGGGCTGGATGGTCTATGCCTGTTCGTGGGAGAGCGGCCAGGATGTGTCAAGCCGTTTCGGGCCGCAACAGACGGGCGGGACGATCATCGAACACGTGCGACCGGTTGATCTTCAGGCGAGCATGGCTTTGAGCGCGACTATTCTGGCACGTTGGGCGACATTACTTACCAATGCCGCCATGACAGGGGATGCGCAGATTCCAGAGGGGGAAGTAGCAGGCGAGCAGGAAGTCTATTCCTACGCGCAGGACGCGGCAGAATGGCAAAGGATCGCAGATGAATTTACGGTGAAGACGCGCCAGATGTGGCAGGATGGCTGGTTTCGCGACTATGATTCGGTGACGGGCGAGTGGTCAACAGAACGCGACCCGATGCACCTCGCGCCCATTTTTTGTGGAGCCGCGGGCTGGGGACAGATCGAACAACTACGCCCGGTTCTGGCGCAAACTCGTCAGGAAGCGCGGTTCGTCGCGCCTTTTGGTTGGCCGCCGATTGTCATGACCATGATCGGCGCGGCCAGCGCCGCCGGGATGCCGGTTGAAGCTGCTGAAATGGCTTATCGCTTCATTGACAGCTCATATCGCAGCACAGATGCTCGCACACTGGACGAATATGGTAATATACCGGGAGTCACGCGAGAGTATCGCAGAACGATTACGAGCGGTAAATGGGGCGCTATCGACTATGTGAACGCCGGTATCGAGGGCTACGGTTGGGGCGCCTTGAGCGTCGATTTGATTGCGCGCTATGTCTTGGGTTTGCGAGCGGAAGAGGCGGGCCATCTTACTGTGCAGCCGGTGTTGCCGCAGCAGCTGCGTAGAGCGGGCGCAAGCTATCGTATCGGCCCCCTGCCGTGGGGAAAGTATGTGTTGCATGTGGAGTGCAGGGTGGTGGATGAGAAGCGGTATGCATTGCGTTTGCTCTGCCAGGCTCCAGTAGGGGAAGAAGGGCAGGATGAGGGGTTAGCGGTATCTCAGCAGAAGATGGTGGAGCAGCATTGTGAATGGGAGGCCACATGGGGTGAAAGCAGGACGATTCGACTGGCTGATCTCACTTTATAG
- a CDS encoding PP2C family serine/threonine-protein phosphatase, producing the protein MSQHKTSRRKHSTTEAHIPFKIVGYSIACERHIHRNEDSFIIEKNSGLAAVFDGVGGSAAGEIASRTAARATRQAWRQALQEVRKGRNVDSYLENCDTTDFCLLLQHLIEKADDLVRTEGARQAGTDDLATTVALAALCRQSAKNEYTMVYAHVGDSRVYLLREHETLKRLTVDDGLLGRLVENSMVSEEDAHRIDQAMHVEDLSDLEFSYFRLRGGITQALGGPTPPTIHAEQVTIIPGDRILLCTDGIHDNLTDAEIEDILRNAPRQTVARRLVEKALLRSRQERQDTIRAKPDDMTAIVMTCRF; encoded by the coding sequence ATGTCGCAACATAAAACGAGTCGGCGGAAGCATAGTACAACGGAAGCACATATACCATTCAAAATTGTAGGCTATAGCATTGCTTGCGAGCGACATATTCACCGCAATGAAGATAGCTTTATCATAGAAAAAAATAGCGGTCTTGCCGCGGTATTCGATGGCGTTGGTGGTAGTGCCGCCGGTGAGATCGCCTCGCGTACCGCCGCGCGTGCTACCCGGCAGGCCTGGCGCCAGGCTTTACAAGAGGTGCGCAAGGGCCGCAATGTTGATAGTTACCTCGAAAATTGTGATACCACCGATTTTTGTTTATTGCTGCAACATTTGATCGAAAAAGCCGACGATCTCGTGCGCACCGAGGGGGCGCGGCAGGCAGGAACCGATGACCTCGCCACTACCGTTGCGCTTGCCGCGCTCTGCCGCCAGAGCGCGAAAAATGAGTATACAATGGTCTATGCCCATGTTGGCGATAGCCGCGTATACCTGTTGCGCGAGCACGAGACTCTCAAACGCCTGACCGTTGATGATGGCTTATTGGGCAGGCTGGTAGAAAATTCGATGGTGAGCGAGGAAGATGCCCACCGTATCGACCAGGCCATGCATGTCGAGGATCTCTCAGACCTTGAATTTAGCTACTTCCGCCTGCGCGGTGGTATAACGCAGGCCCTGGGTGGCCCTACGCCCCCAACTATTCATGCCGAACAGGTCACTATCATTCCCGGCGACCGTATCCTGCTCTGTACAGATGGCATCCATGATAATCTGACCGATGCGGAGATTGAAGACATCTTGCGCAACGCGCCCCGCCAGACCGTCGCGCGGCGCTTAGTGGAAAAAGCGCTACTCCGCTCCCGCCAGGAACGCCAGGATACCATTCGCGCGAAACCCGACGATATGACCGCAATTGTCATGACTTGCCGCTTCTAA
- a CDS encoding SAM-dependent methyltransferase, whose protein sequence is MTETYKEQIKRIALDEEKFVRLTVKGKAMPWRQVIVRPVMIKRQRHLQFSYFTEKQDITRNYSGVQAGEKLDEVLALPFSSITAQAIDQILRVHLNKKGQAVVQVEKVDTPGQKPDLAHDASKKLPLPAERPDAFLQAVGIMDTLGKIRPGMHAKFSQINEFLKLLEHTEELDAFEKTPVNILDCGCGSAYLSFAAYHYLNDVRGIPARLVGIDVNETLIQKDNAESEQLGYTDACFQRSSIIDYEPDVPPDIVLALHACDTATDEAIAQGIRWQSRLILCAPCCHHHLQKQLQAVEPFEPVFRHGILKQRMGDILTDAFRALILRMLGYKTDVVEFVSPEHTDKNLMIRAVKRGQQDTAQFVQEYIKLKNYWHVTPYLETLLGDRLPLEAVPLSAGNSQT, encoded by the coding sequence ATGACAGAGACTTATAAAGAACAAATAAAACGCATCGCGTTGGACGAAGAAAAATTCGTGCGGTTGACCGTGAAGGGAAAGGCGATGCCCTGGCGGCAGGTGATCGTGCGACCGGTCATGATCAAAAGGCAGCGCCACCTGCAATTTTCGTACTTTACGGAAAAGCAGGATATTACCAGGAACTATTCCGGCGTGCAGGCCGGTGAGAAACTTGATGAAGTGCTGGCATTGCCTTTCAGCAGCATCACCGCTCAGGCCATAGATCAAATCCTGCGTGTTCACTTGAATAAAAAGGGACAGGCGGTTGTACAGGTGGAGAAAGTTGACACGCCCGGCCAGAAACCAGACCTTGCCCATGACGCGAGCAAAAAGTTGCCCCTGCCCGCGGAGCGGCCCGATGCCTTCCTGCAAGCGGTGGGCATTATGGATACACTGGGAAAAATCCGGCCCGGCATGCATGCCAAATTTTCCCAGATCAACGAGTTTCTCAAGCTGCTTGAGCATACTGAAGAACTGGATGCGTTTGAGAAGACGCCGGTCAATATCCTTGATTGTGGCTGCGGTTCGGCCTACCTCTCGTTCGCGGCCTATCATTATCTCAATGATGTGCGTGGCATTCCGGCGCGCCTGGTAGGGATCGATGTCAATGAGACCTTGATTCAGAAAGATAACGCCGAAAGCGAGCAGTTAGGATATACAGATGCCTGTTTCCAGAGGTCGTCGATTATCGATTACGAGCCTGACGTACCACCCGATATCGTGCTGGCCTTGCATGCCTGCGATACGGCAACGGATGAGGCGATTGCGCAGGGCATTCGCTGGCAATCGCGGCTGATTCTCTGCGCGCCTTGCTGCCACCATCATTTGCAGAAGCAGCTGCAGGCTGTGGAACCGTTCGAGCCGGTTTTCCGGCATGGCATTCTGAAGCAGCGCATGGGCGACATCCTGACGGACGCTTTTCGAGCGCTCATCCTGCGCATGCTGGGCTACAAAACCGACGTGGTTGAATTTGTTTCGCCCGAACATACGGACAAAAATCTGATGATCCGGGCAGTCAAACGCGGGCAACAGGATACGGCGCAATTCGTCCAGGAATATATCAAGCTGAAAAACTACTGGCACGTCACGCCTTACCTGGAGACGCTGCTGGGCGATCGCTTGCCACTGGAAGCAGTTCCGCTATCCGCAGGAAATTCTCAAACATGA
- a CDS encoding type 1 glutamine amidotransferase, whose amino-acid sequence MKRVLALQHCWDDPPGYLGEILQEHDIYCETVKVEEAPVPEDVAQYDAIISMGGPQHAADDEHYPYFVPEKALIRQAVELDIPFLGVCLGGQLLAHALGAPVRRHDMIELGFFQVEFTPEGKTDPLLQGLPGSQLVFHWHMDVFDIPQGGVRLASSENTLNQAFRIGPRAYGLQYHVELTPGMFNTWFQYPDYRQEIINILGPNAPALLEQQRDLHYSTYRQHSRIMFENFLRIAELLPVASDRPAASPGKA is encoded by the coding sequence ATGAAGCGAGTGCTGGCCTTACAACATTGTTGGGATGATCCACCTGGGTATCTAGGCGAAATCCTGCAAGAACACGACATCTATTGCGAAACCGTCAAGGTCGAAGAGGCCCCCGTGCCTGAAGATGTTGCGCAATATGATGCCATCATTTCGATGGGCGGCCCGCAGCATGCCGCCGACGATGAACACTATCCCTACTTTGTTCCCGAAAAAGCGCTCATTCGCCAGGCCGTTGAGCTGGATATTCCTTTTCTAGGGGTCTGTCTCGGCGGCCAGTTGCTCGCCCACGCCCTCGGCGCTCCTGTCAGGCGTCACGACATGATCGAACTTGGTTTCTTTCAGGTGGAGTTCACGCCCGAAGGGAAAACCGATCCGCTCTTGCAGGGTTTGCCCGGCTCGCAGCTCGTCTTTCACTGGCATATGGATGTCTTCGACATTCCGCAAGGCGGAGTCAGGCTGGCTTCCAGCGAGAACACGCTTAACCAGGCATTTCGCATCGGGCCAAGGGCTTATGGCCTGCAATATCACGTCGAACTGACCCCCGGCATGTTCAATACCTGGTTCCAGTACCCCGATTATCGCCAGGAAATCATCAACATATTAGGCCCCAATGCGCCCGCGCTCCTTGAGCAACAGCGCGACTTGCACTACTCGACATATCGCCAGCATTCGCGCATCATGTTTGAGAATTTCCTGCGGATAGCGGAACTGCTTCCAGTGGCAAGCGATCGCCCAGCAGCGTCTCCAGGTAAGGCGTGA
- a CDS encoding GNAT family N-acetyltransferase has protein sequence MVTLASAADPTYRRELGNGLVQRWSTQADTEKIAQLCGIVFRDKENDPSNNYMLTSVRGQMSGDHPLMGPGDYAVIEDTSKEGNPIIACTCLWRRRWEYEGIAFDVGQPEFVATHPDYRNRGLIRRLFEMVHARSEAEGHLVQGITGIPYFYRQFGYEYALDLEGRRVTYSALIPKAQESTPEPYTLRAATFDDIPLLMELYNRQQARSMVWSVLSERFWRYYLDETEDPSALGKQIAIKMIIDTVGVAQGYVMFADRRWGSSLNVYALNIVAGANWQAIVPSLLRALQSYGIQLPDAKPGVPPFNALSFCLGSAHPLYEALGEELAPFYEPPYAWYIRVPDVLAFLRHIAPVLERRLANSAAASFTGKFTIDFFRGGLSIIFDSGRIKQIEPWRAPLYQSDADAICPALVFLQLLFGYRSLDELRYAYPDVRVEKPGAGVVLNALFPKKFSWVPG, from the coding sequence ATGGTAACTTTGGCATCTGCCGCCGACCCCACCTATCGTCGCGAACTTGGCAATGGGCTTGTTCAACGCTGGTCTACTCAAGCGGATACGGAAAAGATTGCGCAACTGTGTGGGATAGTCTTTCGCGATAAAGAGAATGACCCATCTAATAACTATATGCTGACCTCTGTGCGTGGGCAGATGAGTGGCGATCATCCCCTGATGGGGCCAGGCGACTACGCGGTAATCGAGGATACAAGCAAAGAGGGCAATCCCATTATTGCCTGCACCTGCCTCTGGCGACGGCGTTGGGAGTACGAAGGCATCGCCTTTGATGTTGGGCAGCCCGAATTTGTTGCTACCCACCCGGACTATCGCAATCGTGGGCTTATACGCAGGCTATTTGAAATGGTACACGCCCGCAGCGAGGCTGAAGGGCATCTTGTGCAGGGCATCACCGGCATTCCGTACTTTTACCGCCAATTTGGCTACGAATACGCGCTCGATCTGGAAGGGCGCAGGGTCACCTATAGTGCGCTCATCCCCAAAGCGCAGGAGTCTACCCCTGAGCCATATACACTGCGAGCGGCCACATTTGACGATATTCCCCTGCTCATGGAATTATATAATCGCCAGCAGGCGCGGAGTATGGTCTGGTCGGTTCTCTCAGAGCGCTTCTGGCGCTACTATCTTGATGAAACGGAAGATCCGTCTGCATTAGGCAAGCAGATAGCAATCAAAATGATCATTGATACTGTGGGTGTGGCGCAAGGGTACGTTATGTTTGCAGATCGGCGCTGGGGCAGCAGCCTCAATGTGTATGCATTGAACATTGTTGCAGGCGCGAACTGGCAGGCGATTGTGCCGTCACTTCTGCGCGCCCTGCAATCGTATGGTATACAGTTGCCTGATGCAAAGCCGGGTGTGCCGCCTTTCAATGCTCTCAGTTTCTGTTTGGGGAGCGCGCATCCCCTCTATGAGGCGTTGGGTGAGGAACTGGCCCCGTTTTACGAACCGCCCTACGCGTGGTATATTCGTGTCCCTGATGTGCTGGCATTCCTGCGTCATATCGCTCCTGTTTTAGAGCGACGCCTGGCAAACTCTGCGGCGGCATCCTTCACGGGCAAATTCACCATTGATTTCTTCCGTGGCGGCTTGAGCATAATTTTCGACAGCGGGCGTATCAAACAAATCGAACCATGGCGCGCGCCACTCTACCAGAGCGATGCTGATGCGATCTGCCCCGCGCTGGTCTTTTTGCAATTGCTCTTCGGCTATCGCAGCCTGGACGAATTGCGCTATGCATACCCCGACGTGCGTGTCGAAAAACCTGGCGCCGGCGTAGTGCTCAACGCGCTCTTCCCAAAGAAATTCTCCTGGGTACCAGGATAA